In a single window of the Arthrobacter sp. StoSoilA2 genome:
- a CDS encoding alpha/beta fold hydrolase, whose protein sequence is MDSTDTPSPGTASPETPFHDIDHYLSIPRVSGLTLSPDGKRLVTTVSTLNGKGTEFVTALWEMDPTGQGHARRITRSAKGEAGAAFAANGDLYFTSSRPDPESADPDADPVNALWLLPADGGEARVVHSRAGGISSVMAAKNADAIFVNAEVLAGSSNEENDEERRKARKDNKVSAILHSGYPIRYWDADLGPAEPRLFAVEPGEAKEHGKPTTIDAPTPLKLRNLTPGVGGSLREAKTVVSPDGKTIYTSLTKALAKANSREVLAAVDVATGTVKVLLDREGMSYFPGPVSPDNRTLVVESESDTTPTQAPQIKLHLLDVSGSETTDLEPLAHQWDRWATALAWLPQGDAILVKADDDGASPLFRIDVADGRVTRVTKDAAAYSDVVVSPDGTTAYALRSSYEFPPEAVRIDLASGEVVRLQAPTERPRYKGRLERVETTAEDGSRVPAYLALPEGASDDKPAPLLLWIHGGPLGSWNAWTWRWNPWLLVAKGYAVLLPDPALSTGYGQEFIQRGWGEWGKKPFSDLMAITDAVVARADIDGSRTAAMGGSFGGYMANWVAGQTDRFKAIVTHASLWALDQFGPTTDAAQYWLKEMTVEMAMENSPHLNVRNIKTPMLVIHGDKDYRVPIGEGLRLWYELLSSSQLPADDNGQSPHRFLYFPDENHWVLQPQHAKVWYGVVEHFLAKQVLGEDVALPEELGI, encoded by the coding sequence ATGGATTCCACTGACACCCCAAGCCCAGGCACGGCATCACCTGAAACTCCATTCCACGACATCGATCACTACCTCTCCATCCCCCGGGTCAGTGGTCTCACGCTCAGCCCGGACGGCAAGCGCCTGGTCACCACCGTTTCAACCCTCAATGGCAAAGGCACTGAGTTCGTCACCGCATTATGGGAGATGGACCCCACCGGTCAGGGCCATGCCCGTCGGATCACCCGGAGTGCCAAGGGTGAGGCCGGTGCCGCCTTCGCCGCGAACGGCGACCTCTACTTCACGTCCTCCCGCCCCGACCCCGAGAGCGCAGATCCCGACGCCGATCCGGTGAACGCATTGTGGTTGCTCCCCGCCGATGGCGGCGAGGCCCGGGTTGTGCACTCGCGCGCCGGCGGGATCAGTTCCGTTATGGCCGCAAAGAATGCGGATGCCATCTTCGTCAACGCCGAGGTTTTGGCAGGCTCCAGCAATGAGGAGAACGACGAGGAACGCCGCAAGGCCCGCAAAGACAACAAAGTGTCCGCCATCCTGCACAGTGGCTACCCGATCCGCTATTGGGACGCGGACCTGGGTCCTGCCGAACCGCGTTTGTTCGCCGTGGAGCCGGGCGAGGCGAAGGAGCACGGCAAGCCAACAACCATTGACGCGCCAACGCCGCTCAAACTGAGGAACCTGACGCCCGGCGTCGGAGGCTCGCTGCGGGAAGCCAAAACTGTGGTGAGTCCGGACGGCAAGACCATCTACACGAGCCTCACGAAAGCCCTCGCCAAGGCCAACAGCCGTGAGGTGCTGGCCGCCGTCGACGTTGCCACGGGAACAGTAAAGGTGCTTCTGGACCGCGAGGGAATGAGCTACTTCCCTGGTCCCGTCAGCCCGGACAACCGCACGCTGGTAGTGGAGAGTGAGAGTGACACCACGCCCACGCAGGCGCCGCAGATCAAGCTGCACCTGCTGGACGTATCAGGCAGCGAAACAACGGACCTGGAGCCGCTCGCGCACCAATGGGACCGCTGGGCAACTGCCTTGGCGTGGCTCCCGCAAGGCGATGCCATCCTGGTGAAAGCGGACGACGACGGCGCGTCGCCGCTTTTCCGGATCGACGTCGCCGACGGGCGGGTCACACGGGTAACGAAAGACGCTGCAGCGTATTCCGACGTCGTGGTTTCGCCGGACGGAACCACAGCCTACGCGCTGCGGAGCTCATACGAGTTTCCCCCTGAAGCTGTGCGGATCGACCTCGCTTCCGGAGAAGTGGTGAGGTTGCAGGCACCCACGGAACGGCCAAGGTACAAGGGACGCCTCGAACGCGTGGAAACGACGGCGGAGGATGGCTCCCGCGTGCCAGCGTACCTGGCGCTCCCTGAAGGGGCTTCCGATGACAAGCCGGCTCCCCTCCTGCTGTGGATCCACGGTGGACCGCTGGGCTCATGGAACGCCTGGACCTGGCGTTGGAATCCCTGGCTGCTGGTCGCAAAGGGCTATGCCGTGCTGCTGCCTGACCCTGCGCTGTCCACGGGTTATGGCCAGGAATTCATCCAGCGCGGCTGGGGCGAATGGGGCAAGAAGCCCTTCTCGGACCTCATGGCCATCACCGATGCCGTAGTTGCGCGCGCGGACATCGACGGGTCAAGGACTGCGGCGATGGGCGGGTCCTTCGGAGGCTACATGGCAAACTGGGTTGCCGGCCAGACCGACCGTTTCAAGGCCATCGTGACCCACGCGAGTTTGTGGGCCCTGGACCAGTTCGGCCCCACCACCGACGCCGCACAATACTGGCTGAAGGAAATGACGGTGGAGATGGCGATGGAGAACTCGCCACACCTCAACGTACGCAACATCAAGACGCCAATGCTCGTGATCCACGGAGACAAGGATTATCGCGTCCCGATCGGCGAGGGCTTGCGGCTTTGGTACGAACTGCTATCCTCGTCGCAGTTGCCCGCGGACGACAACGGCCAGAGCCCGCACCGGTTCCTCTACTTCCCCGACGAAAACCACTGGGTACTGCAGCCGCAGCACGCCAAGGTTTGGTACGGAGTCGTGGAGCACTTCCTGGCAAAGCAGGTGCTGGGCGAGGACGTGGCGCTGCCGGAGGAGTTGGGGATCTAG
- a CDS encoding Fic family protein, translated as MATHPRVGIPVDPVSFETFDWKPRAPEMYSRAEVERQTGPYQAAVTAPIAAWTPIISSEDSADIEDATRQLVGFDKHAQRLLGRENPALGPMTAILLRTESASSSQIEQLTTSAKQLALAEIDEGGKSNALTVIGNVRAMEAALQLADDISEESILAMHKALMLHQRGFDPAGAGRFRDEQVWIGPGQAGPRVAEFVAPHHDRIPGAITDLVKFIDRHDVSVLVQVAISHAQFETIHPFPDGNGRTGRALAQSVLRNKGLVDSTAVPISAGLLVDTARYFAALGAFREGDAGPIVREFAMASRIAATTGSRLVDDLVAQLEESRAKMTGLRADAAAWRVLPALIGQPAVNTKYLVTELGLGEMAALRALDTLTDRGVLTEASGRGRNRVWQHRGIFEVLDAYATGISRMSAG; from the coding sequence ATGGCAACACATCCGCGCGTTGGTATTCCGGTCGATCCGGTCTCCTTCGAGACCTTCGACTGGAAGCCGCGAGCGCCGGAGATGTACTCCCGCGCGGAGGTGGAGCGCCAAACCGGTCCTTACCAGGCGGCCGTCACGGCGCCGATAGCCGCCTGGACTCCCATCATCTCCAGCGAAGATTCCGCCGATATCGAGGACGCCACTCGACAGCTGGTCGGGTTCGACAAGCACGCGCAGCGGCTCCTTGGTAGAGAGAATCCCGCGCTCGGGCCAATGACGGCGATCCTGCTGCGCACAGAGTCTGCCTCCAGCTCGCAGATAGAACAGTTGACGACGTCCGCCAAGCAGCTCGCTCTTGCCGAGATCGACGAGGGCGGCAAATCCAACGCCCTCACCGTCATCGGCAACGTTCGAGCCATGGAGGCGGCCCTCCAACTGGCCGACGACATCAGCGAGGAGTCCATCCTCGCAATGCACAAGGCACTGATGCTCCACCAGCGCGGCTTCGATCCTGCCGGCGCCGGCCGTTTCCGGGACGAGCAGGTATGGATCGGCCCGGGTCAGGCAGGGCCACGGGTGGCCGAGTTCGTCGCTCCGCACCACGACCGCATTCCCGGTGCGATCACGGACCTGGTTAAGTTCATCGATCGCCATGATGTCTCCGTACTCGTCCAAGTGGCGATCAGCCATGCCCAGTTCGAAACGATCCACCCCTTCCCGGACGGGAACGGCCGGACAGGGCGAGCACTGGCGCAGTCGGTTCTCCGTAACAAGGGCCTGGTGGACTCAACCGCCGTGCCGATCTCCGCGGGCCTCCTGGTGGATACCGCACGCTACTTCGCAGCACTGGGCGCATTTCGGGAGGGCGATGCCGGCCCGATCGTCCGCGAGTTCGCCATGGCGAGCCGGATCGCCGCAACTACGGGGTCGCGGCTGGTCGACGACCTTGTCGCACAACTCGAGGAGTCCCGCGCTAAGATGACGGGACTGCGCGCGGACGCGGCGGCCTGGCGGGTGTTGCCCGCACTGATCGGCCAGCCTGCAGTGAACACGAAATACCTTGTGACCGAGCTCGGACTTGGCGAGATGGCGGCATTGCGGGCACTCGATACCCTGACGGACCGCGGCGTACTGACGGAAGCGTCAGGCCGCGGCCGCAACCGCGTGTGGCAGCACCGCGGGATATTCGAAGTCCTCGATGCCTACGCCACCGGAATTAGCCGTATGTCCGCAGGCTGA
- a CDS encoding amino-acid N-acetyltransferase, with the protein MNSTFSLRPARTSDVVAIKRLVAPLAEQRILMAKETVAYYESLQEFRIAESQDGDVIGCGALHVMWEDLAEIRTLAAADTWRGRGVGHVLVEDLLEKAKELGVSRVFCLTFEVDFFKRHGFEVMEDQSAVDPQVYSELLRSHDEGVAEFLDLARVKPNTLGNTRMIKHL; encoded by the coding sequence GTGAATTCGACCTTTAGCCTTCGTCCTGCCCGTACCAGTGATGTGGTGGCGATTAAGAGGCTGGTCGCGCCCTTGGCGGAGCAGCGGATTTTGATGGCCAAGGAAACTGTGGCGTACTACGAGAGCCTCCAGGAATTCCGGATTGCCGAATCCCAGGATGGCGACGTGATTGGCTGCGGCGCCCTGCACGTTATGTGGGAAGACCTGGCCGAGATTCGTACCCTCGCGGCTGCCGACACGTGGCGGGGGCGCGGTGTGGGGCACGTGCTGGTGGAGGATCTCCTTGAAAAGGCCAAGGAGCTTGGCGTTAGCCGCGTCTTCTGCCTGACGTTTGAGGTGGACTTCTTCAAGCGCCATGGCTTCGAGGTCATGGAGGACCAGTCGGCCGTGGACCCGCAGGTGTACTCGGAGCTGCTGCGCTCGCATGACGAAGGCGTGGCGGAATTCCTGGATCTGGCCCGCGTAAAGCCCAACACCCTGGGCAATACACGCATGATCAAGCACCTCTGA
- a CDS encoding FAD-binding oxidoreductase has protein sequence MQSHASFSGNASISELQLSVRGPVFTPADPGFQSEVAAFNLSTEHKPDLAFGALDAEDVSAAIRWAAERGMPVAVQSTGHGATNAIEGGMLISTRRMLELSIDPLEKTARVGAGVRWKAVVELAATFGLMGLCGSTTDVGVVGYTLGGGLPILGRKYGFASDHVIAFELVTSDGTQLRVTKDENPELFFLLRGGKGNLGIVTAMEFHLFPAADLYAGGVYFDGGHAPEVLGAFREWVPSLPAEASASLAFLRLPEMEMIPEPLRGKFVIHLRYAYQGDLAAAAELLEPMRRSAPFMMDATGPLEASQFDTVHQDPDQPVPVRERGFLLDRLDEEASEAILRHFGPGVESPVLLAELRLLGGALAKSAEGEDIVGGRDAAFSFYMVAIAAPPVVEVLPAVFDAVHADLRPAANAGTFVNLHGHFVDAEDRERAWGPSARERLKKAKAELDPKNMFSFGHVVGLPVAEQPVVMDQAVLLDDVVTAGGDAVLNS, from the coding sequence ATGCAGTCCCACGCGTCCTTTTCAGGTAATGCAAGCATTTCAGAACTCCAACTCAGCGTGCGCGGTCCCGTGTTCACGCCTGCCGATCCCGGCTTCCAATCCGAGGTAGCGGCCTTCAATCTCTCCACTGAACACAAGCCGGATCTTGCCTTCGGCGCCCTCGACGCAGAGGACGTTTCGGCGGCTATCAGATGGGCTGCGGAACGGGGAATGCCCGTAGCCGTCCAGTCCACCGGGCATGGTGCAACAAACGCGATAGAAGGCGGGATGCTCATCAGTACCCGCCGCATGCTGGAACTCAGCATCGACCCCCTTGAGAAGACTGCCAGGGTGGGTGCCGGTGTTCGATGGAAGGCTGTGGTTGAGCTTGCTGCAACCTTCGGTTTGATGGGCCTCTGTGGTTCAACCACTGACGTCGGCGTGGTGGGATACACCTTGGGCGGTGGCCTGCCCATCCTGGGCCGTAAGTACGGCTTCGCCTCGGATCATGTCATCGCTTTCGAGCTGGTCACATCGGATGGCACCCAGCTACGGGTTACCAAGGACGAGAATCCCGAGCTGTTCTTCCTCCTGCGAGGCGGCAAGGGCAACCTGGGCATTGTGACGGCCATGGAATTCCACCTCTTCCCAGCCGCCGATCTCTACGCAGGCGGCGTCTACTTCGACGGCGGGCACGCCCCGGAAGTCCTGGGGGCGTTTAGGGAATGGGTGCCATCGCTGCCTGCGGAGGCATCGGCGTCGTTGGCGTTTTTGCGTCTCCCGGAGATGGAGATGATTCCGGAGCCCTTGCGGGGAAAGTTTGTGATCCACCTCCGCTACGCCTACCAGGGTGACCTGGCTGCTGCGGCGGAGCTGCTGGAGCCCATGCGCCGAAGCGCGCCGTTCATGATGGACGCCACCGGCCCTTTGGAAGCAAGCCAATTCGACACGGTCCACCAGGATCCGGACCAGCCAGTCCCTGTTCGCGAGCGTGGCTTCCTGCTTGACCGTTTGGACGAAGAGGCGTCCGAGGCAATTCTGCGGCACTTCGGTCCGGGCGTTGAGAGTCCGGTGTTGCTGGCCGAACTACGGCTGCTGGGCGGCGCCCTTGCCAAGAGCGCGGAGGGCGAGGATATTGTGGGCGGCCGTGACGCGGCGTTCAGCTTCTACATGGTTGCCATTGCCGCGCCGCCCGTTGTCGAGGTGCTGCCGGCAGTTTTCGATGCCGTGCACGCAGATCTTCGTCCGGCTGCCAATGCAGGCACATTTGTAAACCTCCATGGGCACTTCGTGGATGCCGAGGACAGGGAGCGGGCATGGGGTCCCAGCGCACGGGAGCGGCTTAAGAAGGCGAAGGCGGAACTGGATCCGAAGAACATGTTCAGCTTTGGGCACGTAGTCGGGCTTCCCGTCGCGGAGCAGCCGGTGGTTATGGATCAGGCCGTGCTGCTCGACGACGTCGTCACGGCCGGCGGCGACGCCGTACTGAACAGTTGA
- the dhaK gene encoding dihydroxyacetone kinase subunit DhaK, giving the protein MKKLINDPRAVVDESVEGFGMAHADIVDVHPEPKYVIRKGVPVAGKVALVSGGGSGHEPLHAGFVGLGMLDAAVPGAVFTSPTPDQIIPATVAVDSGAGVVHIVKNYTGDVLNFETAAEMAQVEGVHVRSVLVNDDVAVEDSLYTAGRRGVGGTVLVEKIAGAAAERGDGLEAVAAIAERVAANVRTMGVALSGCTVPHAGTPSFELAEDEIEIGIGIHGEPGRHRIAMESADAITDRLLEPVLEDLAISSGDRVLLFVNGMGGTPQSELYIVYRRAAQVLAERGASVERSLVGNYVTSLEMQGCSVSVLRLDDELVQLWDAPVHTAALRWGA; this is encoded by the coding sequence ATGAAAAAGCTCATCAATGATCCACGCGCCGTGGTGGACGAGTCCGTCGAAGGGTTCGGCATGGCCCATGCCGACATCGTGGACGTCCATCCCGAGCCCAAGTACGTCATCCGGAAAGGCGTACCCGTTGCGGGCAAAGTTGCCCTGGTATCCGGCGGGGGCAGCGGCCACGAGCCGCTGCACGCTGGTTTCGTGGGCCTCGGCATGCTCGACGCCGCGGTACCCGGTGCCGTCTTTACCTCGCCCACGCCCGACCAAATCATACCGGCGACCGTCGCCGTGGACTCAGGTGCCGGCGTCGTTCATATCGTCAAGAACTACACCGGGGACGTCCTGAACTTTGAGACTGCCGCGGAGATGGCACAGGTAGAAGGCGTGCACGTGCGTTCGGTGCTGGTCAACGACGATGTCGCCGTGGAGGACTCGCTGTATACGGCGGGCCGCCGTGGAGTGGGCGGGACGGTCCTCGTGGAGAAGATTGCCGGTGCCGCCGCTGAACGCGGAGACGGTCTTGAAGCCGTCGCCGCCATCGCGGAGCGGGTCGCTGCCAACGTGAGGACCATGGGAGTGGCGCTCTCCGGCTGCACGGTTCCGCACGCGGGTACGCCGAGCTTCGAGCTGGCCGAGGACGAGATCGAGATCGGTATCGGCATCCATGGCGAGCCTGGACGCCACAGGATCGCCATGGAAAGCGCCGACGCGATCACCGACCGTCTCTTGGAACCCGTGCTTGAGGATCTCGCCATCTCGTCCGGGGACAGGGTGCTGCTGTTCGTCAACGGCATGGGCGGCACGCCGCAGAGCGAGCTCTACATCGTCTACCGAAGGGCCGCCCAGGTGCTCGCGGAGCGCGGGGCATCCGTGGAACGCTCACTCGTGGGGAACTACGTGACTTCACTTGAAATGCAGGGGTGCTCGGTGTCCGTGCTGCGCCTGGACGACGAGCTGGTGCAGTTGTGGGATGCTCCCGTCCACACGGCTGCCCTCCGTTGGGGAGCGTGA
- the dhaL gene encoding dihydroxyacetone kinase subunit DhaL, with translation MSLGVDWAVDWLKLSAKAMAEHRTELIELDRAIGDSDHGENMDRGFQAVLQKLDETPPETAGAALKAAAMALMSKVGGAAGPLYGTAYLRAATSLGDSTDIDADALASALAAARDGVVARGKAETGDKTMVDAWTPAVEAAKNAASDGGDVLAVLQAAAEAAEVGAVATDPLVARKGRASYLGERSAGHRDPGAASTALLLRAAAAAAAGSAGNTGTDAV, from the coding sequence ATGAGCCTGGGCGTCGATTGGGCAGTGGACTGGCTGAAGCTTTCGGCGAAGGCTATGGCAGAACACCGAACGGAATTGATTGAACTGGACCGCGCAATCGGCGACTCTGACCACGGCGAGAACATGGACCGTGGATTCCAGGCCGTCCTGCAGAAGCTGGACGAGACGCCGCCGGAAACTGCGGGAGCTGCCCTCAAGGCGGCGGCGATGGCCTTGATGTCCAAGGTGGGCGGAGCTGCGGGGCCTCTGTATGGGACGGCATATCTGCGGGCGGCCACATCGCTCGGCGATTCCACTGACATCGACGCCGATGCTTTGGCTTCCGCGCTCGCGGCTGCCCGCGACGGCGTGGTGGCGCGCGGCAAAGCCGAAACAGGGGACAAGACCATGGTTGACGCGTGGACGCCCGCAGTTGAGGCGGCCAAAAACGCGGCGTCCGATGGCGGCGATGTACTCGCCGTCCTGCAGGCTGCTGCCGAGGCGGCCGAAGTAGGGGCCGTGGCTACCGATCCGTTGGTGGCCCGCAAGGGCCGCGCAAGTTACCTCGGGGAGCGGAGCGCGGGGCATCGTGATCCAGGAGCGGCCTCAACGGCGTTGCTCTTGCGCGCCGCGGCAGCAGCAGCGGCCGGCTCCGCAGGAAACACGGGAACCGACGCCGTATGA
- the dhaM gene encoding dihydroxyacetone kinase phosphoryl donor subunit DhaM translates to MTVGIVVVSHSSKIAEGAVELAAQMAPDVELVAAGGTDDERIGTSLEKVLAAVEQSLVDAGGEGVVVLTDLGSAVMTAESAIEFASDPDAILLADAPLVEGLVAAAVAAQGGAGAEDVRKAAEAVGFRASAGTEAPDSLSESREPDAAGDFELINPMGIHARPAAKIAGGLSGLDAEVTINDVDGTSMMALMALAAGQGATLRVEARGKDAARAVQYVGRLVGEGFGEI, encoded by the coding sequence ATGACGGTTGGGATTGTGGTTGTCTCCCACAGCAGCAAGATCGCTGAGGGCGCTGTGGAACTCGCCGCCCAGATGGCGCCCGACGTCGAACTCGTCGCCGCCGGGGGCACTGACGACGAACGCATTGGCACCAGCCTCGAGAAGGTGCTTGCCGCCGTCGAGCAGTCACTGGTTGATGCCGGAGGAGAGGGCGTCGTGGTGCTGACTGATCTGGGCTCGGCAGTAATGACAGCTGAGTCTGCGATCGAGTTCGCCAGCGACCCCGACGCTATCTTGCTCGCCGACGCGCCTTTGGTTGAAGGGCTTGTGGCCGCGGCAGTCGCGGCGCAGGGCGGGGCGGGCGCCGAAGACGTGCGTAAGGCTGCCGAAGCGGTGGGATTCCGGGCTTCTGCCGGCACGGAAGCGCCGGACAGTCTTTCCGAGTCCCGGGAACCGGATGCTGCAGGCGACTTCGAGCTCATTAATCCCATGGGCATCCACGCGCGGCCTGCGGCCAAGATAGCCGGTGGACTGTCCGGCCTTGACGCCGAGGTGACAATCAACGACGTCGACGGGACGTCCATGATGGCGCTCATGGCGCTCGCCGCCGGCCAGGGTGCAACCCTGCGCGTGGAGGCCCGTGGCAAGGACGCCGCAAGGGCAGTTCAGTATGTCGGGCGGTTGGTGGGCGAAGGATTCGGGGAGATCTGA
- a CDS encoding CsbD family protein: MGADDKMENAGEKIAGKAKEAAGKLTDNERLEAEGKGEQVKSDLKGAGEKVKDAFKHD; encoded by the coding sequence ATGGGTGCTGACGACAAGATGGAGAACGCTGGCGAGAAGATCGCAGGCAAGGCCAAGGAAGCTGCCGGAAAGCTCACTGACAACGAGCGCCTGGAAGCCGAAGGCAAGGGCGAGCAGGTCAAGAGCGACCTCAAGGGCGCCGGCGAAAAGGTAAAGGACGCTTTCAAGCACGACTAG
- a CDS encoding DUF4235 domain-containing protein has product MNLLVKLFGLAVSLGAGVLANKTLEGLWEKKTGKPAPKDGTNLNDSLPGVLMFAVVSAGVGAVVHVLTQRGTKSALARMKKTADEV; this is encoded by the coding sequence GTGAATTTGCTGGTGAAATTGTTCGGCCTGGCAGTCAGCCTCGGAGCTGGAGTGCTGGCAAACAAGACGCTTGAAGGACTCTGGGAGAAAAAGACAGGCAAACCTGCCCCCAAGGACGGAACCAATCTGAACGATTCCTTGCCGGGAGTGCTCATGTTCGCTGTGGTTTCCGCGGGCGTTGGCGCCGTGGTTCACGTTCTTACCCAAAGGGGCACCAAGAGTGCGCTGGCCCGAATGAAGAAAACGGCAGACGAGGTTTAG
- a CDS encoding VOC family protein has protein sequence MAIARYPSVAIDCPDAPALAAFYGELLGWEVKGETDWFEIRPSDGNNCIAFQQVQSYHAPEWPGQTVPQQMHLDLMVEDLDKGEEVALSLGASKAEHQPGTTFRVFLDPAGHPFCLCLS, from the coding sequence ATGGCAATAGCCCGATACCCGAGTGTTGCTATCGATTGTCCGGATGCGCCCGCCCTTGCCGCCTTTTACGGCGAACTGCTGGGCTGGGAGGTCAAAGGCGAAACTGATTGGTTCGAGATCCGTCCCAGCGATGGGAACAACTGCATTGCTTTCCAACAGGTCCAGTCGTATCACGCACCGGAATGGCCGGGGCAAACGGTACCCCAGCAGATGCACCTTGATCTGATGGTGGAAGATCTGGACAAGGGTGAGGAAGTGGCTCTTTCGTTGGGGGCAAGCAAGGCGGAGCACCAGCCGGGGACCACCTTCAGGGTGTTCCTTGACCCGGCCGGACATCCGTTCTGCCTGTGTCTTTCCTAA
- a CDS encoding VOC family protein, with translation MTDTTSTEPTTAAHGKYTTHGVPNGLTSLTPFLAIPNAKDAITFYTDVFGARVVGVTEMGGVVVHAELDLGNGHLQLGEPNPEYHLVPAPDGDDDCYSLGFYCPDADALVQRAEQAGALIREPLTTFVSGDRYASIRDPFGVRWSIMTRVEDLSEEESNRRVEEWAAQQG, from the coding sequence ATGACAGATACTACAAGCACTGAGCCAACCACGGCCGCCCATGGAAAGTACACCACCCACGGAGTCCCCAACGGGCTGACCAGCCTCACGCCGTTCCTTGCCATACCCAATGCCAAAGATGCGATCACGTTCTATACGGACGTTTTCGGCGCACGGGTTGTTGGCGTCACGGAGATGGGCGGCGTTGTGGTCCATGCCGAACTCGACCTCGGAAACGGCCACCTTCAACTAGGGGAACCCAACCCGGAATACCACTTGGTCCCGGCGCCCGACGGCGATGATGACTGCTATTCCCTGGGCTTTTACTGCCCGGACGCAGACGCACTCGTGCAACGGGCGGAACAAGCCGGCGCCCTCATTCGCGAACCACTCACCACGTTCGTTTCAGGGGACCGATATGCCAGCATCCGCGATCCGTTCGGTGTCCGCTGGTCCATCATGACGCGGGTGGAAGATCTCTCCGAAGAGGAGAGCAACCGTCGAGTCGAGGAGTGGGCGGCCCAGCAGGGTTAG